From the genome of bacterium, one region includes:
- a CDS encoding redox-sensing transcriptional repressor Rex, which produces MISGKTIGRLSLYRRLLNELVRDAVKNIYSHELAARAGVTAAQVRRDIMNIGYSGNPNRGYDVQLLIEGIGNFLDTAEGQKVALIGVGNLGRAILAYFSGRRPKLSIVAAFDNDPEKYGRVIQGCRCYPIDQIQKIVQELDIRIATLCVPAGVAQDIADMLVQSGIKGILNFAPVPLHVPRNIYVEDIDLTMSFEKVAYFARTV; this is translated from the coding sequence ATGATTTCCGGAAAAACAATCGGCAGACTGAGCCTCTATAGACGCCTCCTCAATGAACTTGTGCGGGATGCTGTGAAAAATATCTATTCTCATGAACTGGCTGCCCGGGCTGGTGTCACCGCTGCTCAAGTTCGCCGTGACATCATGAATATCGGATACTCCGGCAATCCGAACCGCGGGTATGATGTGCAGCTCCTCATCGAAGGAATCGGCAATTTCCTCGATACGGCGGAAGGACAAAAAGTCGCGCTCATAGGTGTCGGCAACCTGGGCCGGGCAATCCTTGCATACTTTTCGGGTCGTCGTCCAAAGCTGTCCATTGTTGCGGCATTCGACAACGATCCCGAGAAATATGGCCGTGTGATTCAGGGATGCCGCTGCTATCCCATCGATCAGATTCAGAAAATCGTTCAGGAGCTCGATATCAGAATCGCGACGCTCTGTGTGCCGGCGGGTGTGGCGCAGGATATCGCCGATATGCTTGTCCAGTCCGGAATAAAGGGGATACTGAACTTCGCTCCTGTTCCGCTCCATGTTCCCCGGAATATCTATGTCGAGGATATCGACCTGACCATGTCATTTGAAAAAGTGGCGTATTTCGCGCGTACCGTTTGA